Proteins co-encoded in one Halobacteriovoraceae bacterium genomic window:
- a CDS encoding response regulator codes for MAIEIAFVDDEVTLHKIFDLKFRKEISGGRYIFHHFMDGSECYDFFKLNSNSTNIKILFSDITMPKMDGFTLVKKLRSEYPDLIIYMASALDLEEYNKRAKDIGNLKLFSKPFDFEEMKDEIENVIQKLGL; via the coding sequence ATGGCCATAGAAATAGCTTTCGTTGATGACGAAGTAACCTTACACAAGATTTTTGATCTAAAGTTTAGAAAGGAAATTTCTGGGGGGCGCTATATTTTTCATCATTTTATGGATGGTTCAGAATGCTATGATTTTTTCAAACTTAACTCAAATTCGACAAATATTAAAATTCTTTTTAGTGATATAACTATGCCTAAAATGGATGGCTTTACGCTTGTGAAAAAGTTAAGATCAGAATATCCTGATCTCATAATATATATGGCCAGTGCTCTTGATCTTGAAGAGTACAACAAAAGAGCGAAAGATATTGGGAATTTGAAGTTATTTTCAAAACCTTTTGACTTTGAAGAAATGAAAGATGAGATTGAAAATGTAATTCAAAAATTAGGATTATAG